ATACCTAATGTCGAAGATGAAGCTCGATGGGCAGCTGATccttgtataaattataaaacttcTGCTTTTATTCCTCGCATCAAAGCAACTCATGTCTTGGAACACTTTCTCCCATGTGGCACAAATATGACATGTCATTGCAAAATTGACAGGGATGGAAGTATTCTTATGCAACATTTCTAATTACTAAGTCATAATGTCCTAAGTTTTCTATGAAGTCATCATAACTCTTCCTTTTCTAAATATCAATAACTAGAAAAATGAGTCCCTTCAAGGAATGCAAATGAAAAAGGGTTCAACTCCAAAGCCAAAAGGGAAAGAAAACTAAGAGAACCTCTCTTTTAAAAGGGGAAATTATAGCAAGAACCTGGTACATTTTGCGACACGTGTCGTTTTTGTCATAAAAATGACACGAGTCGCAAAATGCATAGCGTCCTCCTAATTAAATCCTCTTTTAATAGATCTCGAGACTTGACAATGATAGATATTCACCAAATAACATAGGCTGATTATTTGGACTACATATGATATTTTCCATAAAGCTTCTCAAATAgataattaaaatcaatattAGGAGATTGCAGATCAAGGTAAAGCAATCAGAGCTATATAAAAACACAAGCATCAACTAATAATAATTCAGAAGAACCAACCAAAGTAAGAACATGGCATGTAATACTAATAataatgatttttgcttagtttaaggacatgattgatgattttgatagtttagggtccTAATTGATTTCGAAGCTTTAGTTTGGAAACCCAAATGAATGTGTTGCCTTTATAGAAAATTACATTTACGTAGGTTtgttaaatttaaatattattttatttatttatcatttaaaTGTATAAGAATACATATGGATGTTCATAAATTATGTAAGACAGagaatgaaaaaatgaaaatataaaaaggtaaaataatatgtaattaattaatacctTGAATATCAAAAAATACAAAGGTCCAAGGAAGCAACCTGTTGGATGGAAAATGTCAAATGAGAGGAAGGATACTGAGCATTTAAAAAATCaaatgaagaaaaaagaaaagaaaggtttCCTTATAAGGTAAGAAAGCAGTAGAAAGTAAGAGACTGACATGTTTGTTGCTTTTTTACCTTAAAAGATGTACCAAACTCATTTCTTAACTATGTCTACTCAATTATCACTCTTAAATACCAACTATCTCCATCACAAACATTAAGACTTGAGCTTCCTTCTAAATTATAGGCTCGAACATATCACTAAAATCATGGGTGGCAGCAGCAGGCAAAATAAGTTCTCCACCACTACTTATTTCTCAGTCTTCAACTTATTTAGATCCCGAAAGTCTAGCAGAGAAGAAGAACAAACTTCAAGGCATTATAGATGGATACCTAATGTCGAAAATGAAGCTCAATGGGCAGCTGATccttgtataaattataaaacttcTGCTTTTATTGCTCGCATCAAAGCAACTCATGTCTTGGAACACTTTCTCCGATGTGGCACAAATATGACATGTCATTGCAAAATTGGTAGGGATGGAAGTATTCTTATGCAACATTTCTAATTActaatgttggggtttagtgtcctatagacaattgttctaggatataaacttaatgtaaatgaagtgttctttacatcatttgttttaaatagatattgtttcataaactatataaaggcaacctcttttaagaactaaataagtctaataaaaggaaatccctaagtttgtttaaagtgattataaagtgttcatacaagtatgaagtgagacgaaactttataataaactaataaacttaaaaccaccccaagtcaagtaatatgtttagaaataggattgccatatcactgttgagacttgcatgtaacaatgtcttctgtcgagacagagagctaatctcacaagcttcagatatgcagatatctggacagttacatggatccaatgaaagggagttcattaggattggggacccgacttgagataacatgatgtgtagatttatccttgtcacttgttcatctcattggtattaataggtataagtaatcctaagactcaaaggaatgttaattaatgattctagattatggaatgtgatgctttgatcctgttgtaacacgatccataacagagatgactctggagtgtgaacggcagacgttgggtatcacaggaagtaattgcaggatatttatacattggattgagcatttgtcactcccgataaatgggagatacgtccaaggatcgcttgtggaagacttaactctaaatccttgcaaggtgatagcttatgacttgaaatgcagatttcacttaacctatctaattggagttaactcggtctgtacaagtaaaacgaacgtctcgctatatgtgacttgacattatccatagtcataagattcagttcaaggatgtagttgataaaggatcgaattatactgtaactaatacggaaaggtcaacgacagaatcaacctgtcttcttatagctctgggggaatatttcggatttgctaatcacatttcgcgtactcattccgttatgcaaagattaaatgtaattctgagaaaattaatggttgcatacggctagaagcaataaaaacctaatgggtcacatataagacttggagcccaaaagagaaacagatgttaattaattgatggaagcccaactgagtccactaaggcccagtaaataggggggcgattttatgtataaaaatacataaataattaatttgatttttaacaattctaattagattatgattgtgaattaaattaattaaaggataaataagttagaaggtttaatgagattaaaatgctcctattattattattatctttatatttagatataatgataaataataagtaagaattatattccgaattaaattcttattcagtaacctaattctatctaactagggtttagatacaagagagtatatatacccccttatatgtaaatttcggccaagctatagtctaccgaagagaagaattttcgacccccttgttaaggacgagatcattcaccgcttccttccgtttcaattgattattaatctctttctctattccttgatcttgtgttgattaattagaggcaatctattttgattgctttcatacggttgaattctaacttggttttgaattgtgtttttgtcttgtgctcgggaactcgaagtaagagttgtgagcacttcgattgcaacggtagatagaacatcaaaaggtatttccttctatccctctttatatgaaataacgattaacagatcttgggttaatggaaaaatgttaaaatttttatatttccgctgccaaacgtttgcctattttccctCAACTAAGTCATAGTGTCCTAAGTTTTTTATGGAGTCATCATAACTCTTCCTTTTCTAGATATCAATAACTAGAAAACTGAGTCCCTTCAAGGAATGCAAATGAAAAAGGGTTCAACTCCAAAgccaaaaaggaaagaaaacaaagacAACCTCTCTTTTAACAGGGGAAATTATAGCAAGAACCGAGTTTTTGGAGGACCTGGTACATTTTGCGACACGTGTCGTTTTTGTCATAAAAATGACACGAGTCGCAAAATGCATGGCGTCCTCCTAATTAAATCCCCTTTTAATAGATATCGAGACTTGACAATGATAGATATTCACCAAATAACATAGGCTGATTATTTGGACTACATATGATATTTTCCATAAAGCTTCTCAAATAGATAATTAAAATCCATTTTATTTCAATATTAGGAGATTGCAGATCAAGGTAAAGCAATCAGAGCTATATAAAAACACAAGCATCAACTAATAATAATTCAGAAGAACCAACCAAAGTAAGAACAATGGCATGTAATACTATCAGACTTGAATTTGGATTCCATCAGACATTTTTGGAGTTAAGCTGCTCCCACTTTGCACCTGAATGAGGATACATCtctgaaataaaatataaagtaaaCAAGGAAAAATGGAAATTATGTATCAAGCGACGTATTTACAAATATTAACAGGTCCAAGCAGAACAAAATTACTAACTGCATCATGTTTTAAGACCCGTCTTGTTCCAAATCCTATATTATATGGGTAAACTGCACGGATAGTAACTAAAGTTTGTTCGGCTATTTCAGACAAAAAATCACTAGATAAATCATGACTCTTACCTGATATGACAACCACatgagaaaaaatatatatttactcaGATTCAACTACTTGAAACTGTCACGTGATAGCAATagcaaaaaaaacaaatgtgtgTTTTACTCTTTTCTTTAGGCATACATGTGGTTACCTTATAcgtaaaactaaaataaattctTTTCTAAATAGTGGTTATCACGTCACTATTTCACTGACTTTTTATGTCTGAATTGTTTGTGAtgactttattaaaataaaaagaaaagttcaatgattttattaaacaaaATGAAGTTCAGCGACCAAGCTAGCGCGCTATACTGAACCAGTTGCCATCCGCACTTTTAATTAACTAGTGGTCCAAAAGGCACTACTTATTTGCTGTTTAGTTGATTATGTTAACATCATCCATCCTATTCCTCGGCCCAAAAAGACAAATTAcagcaaaaacaaaaaaaaatggttcTTAACTTGCATATTTGCAGTCAATCATCTATTTAATTTATACACTAATTTTGTCTCCACTCTTCAATCGTAAAGTTACAATACTGGTCAGCTACAATTTTTTATGACTTCAAAAGATCATAAATTTGTCCTAATTTGATAAATTTGCCTATTTAAAACAGCCTAACACAAGCATCTTCTTCACACCCAACAAATTCacataaagaaaaagtgaaaaaaaaaatgaagcaaGTTTGTTCAAGCATCATTCTCTTCCTTATCATAATTTCAACTGCAGAATCTCAAACCTGCAAACCAAGCGGCAAGATAAGAGGGATAAAGCCTCCACCAAATCAATGCAACCAAGAGCACGAATCTGATTGCTGTGTAGAGGGAAATCTCTACACTACTTACAAGTGTTCGCCACCGGTGACCGGCCGCACAAAAGCAACTCTCACGATCAACAGTTTCGCAACCGGTGGTGACGGCGGTGGTCCATCAGAATGTGATAATAAATACCATCCGGATAACGAGCCAGTGGTCGCACTTTCAACAGGATGGTTCAATAATGAGAGTCGATGCTtgaagtatataaatatatatggaaATGGAAGGAGTACTAAGGCGAAAGTAGTAGATGAATGTGATTCAACAATGGGATGTGATAAGGATCATGATTATCAACCACCTTGTCCTAACAATATCGTTGATGCCTCCGAAGCTGTTTGGAAAGCTTTAGGAATTTCCGATCCTGACAGTGTCGGGGAATTGGATATTTATTGGTCCGATGTTTGAGATGATTGCAttcaatacaacaacaacaacaacaacaacaaagccttagtcccgaaatgattctgggtcggctaacatgaaccatcatataaaaccgtgaaatcaagtcgtgtcagcagcacaaattcgctccctccactccgtcctatccactaccatattttcctcaattcccagtaaacccatatcactctcgatcaccctcctccaagtaaaaaaaaaatatgtaaaaaaaaaatattttcttatgTAATATATTATGTGGCATGTATATAAAATGTAGTTCTATTGTGAATTGAATCCTTGTTTATGATCAAATTGGAACTGTTACCATTCTGTTTGTTGAACTTGATGGGTAAGTGATGGTTGGATTTCTGAAAGCATTTcaactaaaataattttcttCTAAATTTTGACTGATTAGTTCTCAAGAGAAGCATTAAAGTTGATATTTTTTCTATCATAAGGTAATAAAAgggaaattaaaaaataaataaataagaagatTCTATGCTTACTTTTTGATATGCTTTCTTCAAAATTACAATGGGAGACTAAAGCAACTTCGCATTTCCTAGAACTGAGGCCCTTTCCTCCTTCATTGCTTAGCAATCAGGTACCTTTATTTCCTGCAATTTGCCAACAGAACattttatatagaaaaaaaaacttccCTTAACTAAATTCATTGTCCTTGTAGGATATTACAAGCCATTTTGAATAATCAGTCCTAGGGAGACCAAAATACTTTCTCCCATGTGGCATAAATTGGGTTGTGAtcaagccgagctttggcctgctcatgcTTGGCTCGACAGTAGCTCGAGCTTAACATTCTGTTCAAGCtcggttcattaagaaaattacatGATCATGAGCTGCCCGCGAGTACTCATTTGCTCGCAAGCAGCTCGTTTATTCTGTTGATGAACTTTGCTCGCGAACATCTCATTAGTTATGTTCATAAGCAAAGGCcgcgaacaactcattaattttgtttaaaatgaaGAATTGAAGTCAAATATACGGTTTCAATctcatttgaaatttctttaacacaaaactGCGTAATTTTAAAACCTACAAAACTAAAGTTtcacacaaaactatatagctGTACATTTCCTCCTTTATAGaagaaatactattattaaaaaataatcgaaccGAGCTAGCTCACGAGCTTATAACTGAACCTGCTCGTAAGCTTTCGTGATGCTCAAGCAACGAGCCTCGTAATTATTCAGAAGAACCAAAGTAAGAACATGGCATGTAATACTATcagataatataatataaaagagGAAACATGGAAAATATGTATTAAGCTATTTAGAAAAATTCATAGGTCCAAGCAGAACAAAATTGCCAAGTGCTTCAGATAATCACTGTCTCTCTATTGTCATGGTCAGGGAAAAAGTAagttagaaaaaaataataagaacACCTGAGGCTAGATAATTGAAGGTAATTGCAACAATGACACATATATCAGTGTACAGAAAAGACAAGACTGAACTGAAAAAAACAGGATATACACATTTCAAATTGCAAGCTTTAAAATACCATCATACATAgatttattgatttattttcattttgacaTGAGCAAAGTTGAGGATTTTCCTATTGAGGCTTTTTATGCTGAACTAAATAGTGCAGAAAATAGTCAATGATGCATGCAGCAGGAGTTTAATGAACAAGATAAGGTTCTCCAAAGCTTTGGATGGTCATTTGTAATGTATATCTCAACTAAGGCCTTAGATACAATTCATCCTAGGTAGCAGGATTATccatttcacaaaaaaaaaaaaaaaaaaaaaaaaaattgaaattatcCTTTTATATCGGGCTGGGGTAATCCCATTAGGGCCGGATAGTGCTGGATACCCACAAAACCCGTACCATTGCTATCCCTTTAATGGGCTTGCGGACCCTACCGAACCTGCTGCCATCTGCACTTTCAATTAACTAGTTGTCCAAAACACACACATTATTTGCCGCTTAGTAGATTATGTTAACATCATCCTATTCCTCCGAACAAAAAACAAATTACAgtaaaaatacagaaaatggtTCTTAACTCACAAATTTACAGTCAATTATCTATTGAAGTGAGAAACTTATTTTGTCTACACTCTtcaatcataagttaaaatagtGGTCACAACAATTTTTTATGACTTGAAAAGATCATAAACTTGTCCTAATCTGAGGCAATATGCCTATTTAAAACAGTTTCAGACAAGCATCTTCTTCACATCCAACAAATTCAcataaagaaaaggaaaaaaaaaatgaagaagcaaCTTTGTTCAAGCATCTTTCTCTTTCTTATTATACTTTCAACTGCAGAATCTCAAACCTGCAAACCAAGCGGCAAGATAAGAGGGATAAAGCCTCCACCAAATCAATGCAACCAAGAACACGAATCTGACTGCTGTGTAGAGGGAAAACTCTACACTACTTACAAGTGTTCTCCAAGGGTGACTGGTCGCACAAAAGCAACTCTCACGATCAACAGTTTCGCAGCCGGTGGTGATGGCGGTGGTCCATCGGAATGCGATAACCAATACCATCCTGATAACGAGCCAGTGGTAGCACTTTCAACAGGATGGTTCAATAACGAGAGTAGATGCTtgaagtatataaatatatatggaaATGGAAGGAGTACTAAAGCAAAAGTAGTAGATGAATGTGATTCAACAATGGGGTGTGATAAGGATCATGATTATCAGCCACCTTGCCCTAACAACATCGTTGATGCCTCTGAAGCTGTCTGGAAAGCTTTAGGAATCTCCGACCCTGACAGTGTCGGAGAATTGGATATTTATTGGTCCGATGTTTGAGATGCTTGCATTCAGTATGTAAAAACTTTTTTTTGCTTATGTAATTTATTGTTCATCTTATGCATATATTATGTGGAGTGTATATACTATTTAGTCCTATTGTTACCATTCTGCTTGTTCAACTTATGGGTAAGCGATGGTTGGAGTTCTGACAGCATTTCAATTGAAATAATTTTCTTCTGAATTTTGATTGATTAGTTCTCAAGAGAAGCatgaaaatttatattttttctatcATAAGTTAATATTTgggaaatttaaaaaaacataagaAGATTCCATGCTTACTCTTTGATATGCTATCTTCAAAGTTACAAGGGGGAGACTAAGCAGCTTCGCATTTCCGAGGCCCTTTCTTCCTTCATTTCTCTGCAATGAGGTACCTTAATTTCCTGCAATTTTCCAAAAGAAGATTTTACATAGAAAATTCCATCAtcatatagaaaaaaaatatcagttacatattaatttccCTCTTATGAACTTGAAAGCAATGTTGTCAAACCAAGCAAAATATGGTTTCTGGAATTGCCATTATATTTTTCTTTGGCCTCCCCGAATTGAAATTGACAACATTTAGGAATTAGAATATTCAAAGTGCAAAAGTCTACAAAAATCATTTTCACCAATTCAACAGATCTCATGCTGTCGAGGCTTAAAGAGTGTACTGTAACCAATTCAATTGGGACATCTCCAAAAAGTAGAAGTGGGAGGTCATCAGTTCAACACCCAATCTCTTCAAATTTCatgtttatatataaaaaaaaagagtgtAATCTAAATGTAATTTGTTCACTACcacaaaataaagtattttgtaTGATAACTTCCCTTAACTGAATTCATTGTCCTTGTAGGATACTACAACCCATTTTGAATAATCAGTCCTGGAGAGACCAAAATACTTCTCCCATTGCAAAATGGGAAGGAGTGGAGGCATTGTTAATTTCTTATTCAACATTTATGAATTACTAAGACATAGagtcttcctcatcttcttcaccTTCCTTTTCACCTTTCTCATCTCGGTCCTAGAGATATTGAGAGAATGATAGAGAGGAAGAAAATGTaacagaaatggaaatttctCAAATGAAAAATGATAGCTTAGCTTACTTACAACTCAGTAAGTCTATTTATACTAATTAGAATACAAATAGATTTTTTTCTTCCTAACTTGCGCTTTCTCACTAGTCCTTCATGCATTCCTTTGCCAGCTCAGCAACCTTCACTCTTTAGTTGTAACAACTGAATTCCAACACCCCCCTTCTCAAGTTACAGATGAGAGTTGAACTAATCCCCAACTTGCTTAAGATGCTAGTTGAGATCGTGATGCTATGTGTGGGGTTGTGATAAACCGATCCTGTAGATATTCTCTCACTATATGACAGTCAATAGCAATATGCTTAGTCTGTTCGTGAAAGGCAGGATTTGAGGTTATGTAGATAGCCGATTGGTTATCACAATATAAAGGACTTGGCAAATTAACCTCAATTCAAAATTCAGCTAGCAGATAAGACAACCATTTTAGTTCACATGTTGTTGCCATGGCCCTATATTCTGCTTCTGCAGAAGACTTTGTGACTGTTTTCCACAAAGTAGAAGTGGGATGTCATCAGTTAAATACCCAACCTCTTCAAATTTcatgtttataaaaatagaatGTAATGTAAATGCAATCTATTCACTACTACAAAATAGAGTATTTTGTGTGATAACTTCCTGTTTTGTAATGGTTTTTGGGTTCTATTATCATGGTTAGGGAAAAAGCAagttagaaaaaaataataagaacACCTGAAGCTATATAATTAAAGGTAATTGCAACAATGCCAGTATGACACATATATCAGTGTACAGAAAAGACAAGACTGAACTGAAAGACTGAATATACACATTTCAAATTGCAagctttaaaaaaatatcatcatatatagatttattgatttattttctttatgacATGGGCGAAGTTGAAGAtattggagatataagtatccatcacgatatgataaatcatgaatgcctgcggagaattcaaaagggtgaagtcaaaatggcattaagtaagatgaagttgaagaaagcagtaggacctgatggcatccctattgagatttggagatgtttgggagaaagaggaatcgaatggttgacgacgttcttcaacaaaatttggagaaacaataagatgccatcagaatggaggaaaagtatcttaatccctttgtataagaacaaaggcgatgtccaagagtGTGCCAACTAttggggaatcaaattaatgagtcacactatgaaactttgggagcgagtgatcgaacaaaggctaaggaggacggtgaagatctcggaaaaccagtttggctttatgccgggaagatcaactatggaagccatccatctaatgagacaattaatagagcactatcgaaataagaagaaattcattgacttggagaaagcatatgataatgtaccaagggaagtactttggtgggccttgataaggaaaggcatttcgcggaaatatattgacatcataaaggacatgtatgagggagcatgcacgagtgtacgtactagtgttgggaagaccgaagagtttcctattacgattggagtgcatcaaggttccgcactaagcccatttctttttgccatcgttatggatgaactaacaagttcacttcaagatggtataccatggtgcatgctgtttgcagatgatattgtgttggttgatgagacgaaaggagtggagaggaagttggaactatggagacaaactctagaatctagaggctttaagttgagccgaagtaagacagaatatttggagtgtaagtttagcggtcataggagtagggaggtagggacaatcaccctagatgggagagttgttcaggcctcggattgcttccggtatttaggatctattatccaaacggatggagaagtagatggagatgttgctcataggattaaagctggttgggcgaaatggaagagtgctacgggtttcctttgtgaccccggcatgcctaatagattgaaggggaaattctaccgaacggcaattagaccagcattgttatatggtatggagtgttgggcagtgaaacactgccacatccataagatgtcggtggcggagatgcgtatgttgagatggatgtgtggtcatacgagaaaggatcgggtgagtaatgaaataattaggacaaaagtaggggtcacatctattgagaataaaatgagagaaaaccgactaaggtggtttggccatgtgagacgtagagcgcttgatgcgccggttaggagaaccgaagagtggcaaagggatgtagtggtgagggggaggggaagacctaagcaaacttggaggagggtgatcgagagttatatgagtttactgggaattgaggaaaatatggtagtggataggacggagtggagggagcgaatttgtatcgctgacacgacttgatttcacggttttatatgatggttcatgttaaccgaccccgaatcatttcgggattaAGGCTTCGTTGCTGTTGTTGTTGTATGACATGGGCGAAGTTGAGGATTTTCATATTGAGGCTTTTCGTCCTGACTTAAACAGTTCAGAAAATAGTCAATGATGTAGCAGGACTTTAATGAATAAGATAAGGTTCTCCAAAGCTTTTGATGGTCTCAACTAAGGCCTTAGATACAATTCATCATAGGTAGCAGGATTTTCAGATCCCTCTTAAATTATCcatttcacaaaaaaaatagtGTTAAATTATATAGGGATCGGGTAATCCCATTAGGTCCGGATAGTGTTAGGTACCCGCGAAACCCATAGCACTGCAATTCCTTATAATGGGCTTGCGCGCCTTACCGAACCGGCTGCCATATGCACTTTTAAATACCTAGTTGTCCAAAACGCACTCCTTATTTTCCATTTAGTTGATTATGTTAACATCATCCTATTCCTCCAGACAAATAACAAATTAGAGCAAAATACACAATATGGTTCTTAGCTTACAAATTTACAGTCAATTATCTATTGAAGTTATAAACTTATTTTGTCTCCACTCTTCAATCATAAGTTACAATAATAGTCAACTAGCAATTTTTTATGACTTGAAATGATCATAAACTTGTCCTAATCTGAGGCAATTTTTGCCTATTTAAAACAGCTTCAGACAAGCATTTCTTCACATCCAACAAATTCACATAAAGAAAAAGTAAGAATAGAAATGAAGAAACAAGTTTGTTCAAgaatctttgtaattttctgtctCTTCGTTATCATAATTTCAAGTGCAGAATCTCAAACCTGCAAACCAAGCGGCAAGATAAGAGGGAAAAAGCCTCCACCAAATCAATGCAACCAAGAACACGAGTCTGACTGCTGTGTAGAGGGAAATCTCTACACTACTTACAAGTGTTCGCCCCCGGTGACTGGTCGCACAAAAGCAACTCTTACAATCAACAGTTTCGCAGCCGGCAGTGATGGCGGTGGTCCATCGGAATGTGATAATAAATACCATCCCGATAACGAACCAGTAGTAGCACTTTCAACAGGATGGTTCAATAACGAGAGTAGATGTTcaaagtatataaatatatacggAAATGGAAGGAGTACTAAAGCAAAAGTAGTAGATGAATGTGATTCAACAATGGGGTGTGATAAGGAACATGATTATCAACCACCTTGTCCTAACAACATCGTTGATGCCTCTGAAGCTGTCTGGAAAGCTTTAGGAATCTCCGATCCTGACAGTGTCGGAGAATTGGATATTTATTGGTCCAATGTTTGAGATGCTTGCATTcaatatgtaaaaaaatttattttcttatgtAATCTATTATGTGGCATGTATATACTATGTAGTTCTATTGTGAATTGAATCCTTGTTTATGATCAAATTGGAACTGTTACCATTCTGCTTGTTCAACTTAATGGGTAAGTGATGGTTGGATTTCGGAAAGCATTTCAACTAAAATAAGTTTCTTCTAAATTTTGACTGCTTAATTCTCAAGAGAAGCATTAAAGTTGATATTTTTTCTATCATAAGGTAATAAACGGGACATAATAATAACGAAAAAAACATAAGAAGGTTCCATGCTTACTCTTTGATATGCTCTTTTCAAAATTACAAGGGCAGAGACTACGCAACTTCGCATGTCCGAGGCCCTTTCCTCCTTTATTGCTTCGGAATCAGGTACCTTAATTTCCTGCAATTCGCCAACAGAACATTTTATTAGAAAATCCCATCATATAGAAAAAATATTAGTTACAGATTAATTTCCCTCTTATGAACTTGAAAGCAATGTTATCAAAATATGGTTTCTGCAATTTCCATTATGTTTGCCTTTGGCATCCCCGAATTGAAATTGACAACATTTAGGAATCAGAATATTCAAAGTTTTATAAAGCAAAGCCTCGTGCAAGCCGCGTGTCATCTAGCATATGTTACAAGAGAATCATGATGTGTTTTACGTGGATGTCATGTCAACTTTCTG
The window above is part of the Euphorbia lathyris chromosome 3, ddEupLath1.1, whole genome shotgun sequence genome. Proteins encoded here:
- the LOC136221922 gene encoding kiwellin-1-like, giving the protein MKQVCSSIILFLIIISTAESQTCKPSGKIRGIKPPPNQCNQEHESDCCVEGNLYTTYKCSPPVTGRTKATLTINSFATGGDGGGPSECDNKYHPDNEPVVALSTGWFNNESRCLKYINIYGNGRSTKAKVVDECDSTMGCDKDHDYQPPCPNNIVDASEAVWKALGISDPDSVGELDIYWSDV
- the LOC136221925 gene encoding kiwellin-1-like, translating into MKKQLCSSIFLFLIILSTAESQTCKPSGKIRGIKPPPNQCNQEHESDCCVEGKLYTTYKCSPRVTGRTKATLTINSFAAGGDGGGPSECDNQYHPDNEPVVALSTGWFNNESRCLKYINIYGNGRSTKAKVVDECDSTMGCDKDHDYQPPCPNNIVDASEAVWKALGISDPDSVGELDIYWSDV
- the LOC136223632 gene encoding kiwellin-1-like produces the protein MKKQVCSRIFVIFCLFVIIISSAESQTCKPSGKIRGKKPPPNQCNQEHESDCCVEGNLYTTYKCSPPVTGRTKATLTINSFAAGSDGGGPSECDNKYHPDNEPVVALSTGWFNNESRCSKYINIYGNGRSTKAKVVDECDSTMGCDKEHDYQPPCPNNIVDASEAVWKALGISDPDSVGELDIYWSNV